The DNA region TAACAACTATTCTTAACAATTCTCTCTTTTCACATAAACCTACAAGGAATATCACCTAATTTGTATTCCAATACGATATCTATGAGAAAAAAACTTTTACTATTTTCTGGTATATCCGCCATCATAGCGGTAATACTAGGAGCACTGGCCGCTCATTACTTTAGGGCCTTTTTAACTTCTGAGCAAATATCCTCTTTCCAAACAGCCAATAGATATCAATGGTATCACACTCTTAGCATTCTGATAATATGCCTTTTAAATAAAGATAACTGGCCTTTACTGAATAGAATAGGCAGCATATTTGCAATTGGTATTGTCTTATTTTCAGGATCTATATATCTCTTGGCTACTAAAGAACTTCTGGGAATTCCGGCTTTATCAATACTTGGCCCTATCACCCCTATTGGAGGATTAGTATTTATATCAGGTTGGGGAATGTTTTCATACGCTGTCTACAAGAACATGTTTAAAACAACTTAACACTATCGTATCACACTGATATTGAAAGCCTAAATTTATAATGAACCATTAAATCTATTTTTATGGCTACAGGCATTAAACACCTTACCATCGATTATCTTCTACTTGACAATCAAAAAACCCATTGGAATTTCTCAAGGGAAAAATTAACAGAAATTACCCTAAGAAATAATCAAGGTAAATTATCCAGCAGTGGATGCCTATCTGTTGATACCGGTGAATTTACAGGTAGATCTCCACAAGACAGATTTGTAGTATATGATGATTACACAAAAGATACTGTATGGTGGGAAG from Flavobacteriales bacterium includes:
- a CDS encoding DUF423 domain-containing protein is translated as MRKKLLLFSGISAIIAVILGALAAHYFRAFLTSEQISSFQTANRYQWYHTLSILIICLLNKDNWPLLNRIGSIFAIGIVLFSGSIYLLATKELLGIPALSILGPITPIGGLVFISGWGMFSYAVYKNMFKTT
- a CDS encoding phosphoenolpyruvate carboxykinase (ATP), encoding MATGIKHLTIDYLLLDNQKTHWNFSREKLTEITLRNNQGKLSSSGCLSVDTGEFTGRSPQDRFVVYDDYTKDTVWWE